A DNA window from Sulfitobacter sp. BSw21498 contains the following coding sequences:
- a CDS encoding shikimate dehydrogenase gives MSLAKIPLAGVIGSPIAHSKSPQIHGHWLKTLGLQGAYIPLHVEPENVRQTLEAMPKMGFVGANVTIPHKEAVIEIADIITDRAAMIGAVNTITFRADGKIQGDNTDGYGFIENLKAGAPDWVPSSGPACVFGAGGAARAVIWSLLDAGVPEIMLSNRTRERAERLRSVFGNRVTVYDWSQMGMMVGHAALVVNTTSLGMIGKPELRVPLNGLRADTVVTDLVYAPLKTSLLEAAEAAGCVTVDGLGMLLHQAVPGFERWFGTRPTVDHETRLAALR, from the coding sequence ATGAGCCTGGCCAAAATACCGCTAGCAGGTGTGATCGGGTCACCGATTGCCCATTCGAAATCCCCGCAGATACACGGGCATTGGCTGAAAACGCTTGGCCTGCAAGGCGCCTATATCCCGCTACACGTCGAACCCGAAAATGTGCGCCAAACGCTTGAGGCGATGCCGAAAATGGGGTTTGTCGGGGCCAATGTCACGATCCCCCATAAGGAAGCCGTGATCGAGATCGCGGACATCATTACGGACCGTGCGGCGATGATTGGTGCGGTGAATACGATCACCTTTCGCGCCGATGGCAAAATCCAGGGCGACAATACGGATGGCTACGGGTTTATCGAAAACCTGAAAGCCGGTGCGCCGGATTGGGTGCCGTCGTCTGGCCCCGCATGCGTGTTTGGCGCTGGTGGCGCTGCGCGGGCCGTGATTTGGTCGTTGCTGGATGCAGGTGTCCCTGAAATCATGCTCTCCAACCGCACCCGAGAGCGGGCTGAACGCCTGCGGTCGGTATTTGGAAACCGTGTTACCGTCTATGATTGGTCGCAGATGGGCATGATGGTGGGCCACGCTGCATTGGTGGTGAACACCACGTCGCTTGGGATGATTGGCAAACCAGAGCTGCGCGTGCCGCTGAACGGGCTGCGCGCAGATACGGTCGTTACGGATCTCGTGTATGCACCGCTAAAGACAAGCCTTTTGGAAGCGGCAGAAGCGGCAGGATGTGTCACTGTTGACGGCTTAGGCATGCTTTTGCATCAGGCTGTGCCGGGGTTCGAACGATGGTTCGGCACGCGCCCCACAGTGGACCACGAAACACGCTTGGCGGCGTTGCGCTGA
- the rho gene encoding transcription termination factor Rho, translated as MTTETLNLADLKAQTPKNLLAMAEELEIENASTMRKGEMMFQILRERADEGWEISGDGVLEVLQDGFGFLRSPEANYLPGPDDIYVSPEMIRQHSLRTGDTIEGLIKAPDDTERYFALTEVTKINFEEPEKARHKVAFENLTPLYPDERLTMEVDDPTIKDRSARIIDLVSPIGKGQRCLIVAPPRTGKTVLLQNIANSIEKNHPECYLIVLLIDERPEEVTDMQRSVKGEVVSSTFDEPATRHVAVSEMVIEKAKRLVEHKRDVVILLDSITRLGRAFNTVVPSSGKVLTGGVDANALQRPKRFFGAARNIEEGGSLTIIATALIDTGSRMDEVIFEEFKGTGNSEIVLDRKIADKRVFPAMDILKSGTRKEDLLVDKIDLQKTFVLRRILNPMGTTDAIEFLIGKLKQTKTNSDFFDSMNS; from the coding sequence ATGACAACCGAAACACTTAACCTTGCCGATCTAAAGGCGCAGACGCCCAAGAATCTTTTGGCGATGGCCGAAGAGCTTGAGATCGAAAACGCATCCACGATGCGTAAAGGCGAGATGATGTTCCAGATTCTGCGCGAACGCGCGGATGAAGGGTGGGAAATCTCTGGCGATGGTGTGCTGGAAGTGTTGCAGGACGGCTTCGGTTTCCTCCGCTCGCCCGAGGCAAACTACCTGCCGGGCCCCGATGATATCTACGTTTCGCCCGAGATGATCCGCCAGCACTCGCTGCGCACGGGGGACACGATCGAAGGATTGATCAAGGCGCCGGATGATACCGAACGCTACTTTGCGCTGACCGAAGTGACCAAGATCAACTTTGAGGAGCCCGAAAAGGCCCGCCACAAGGTTGCTTTTGAAAACCTGACGCCGCTTTACCCAGACGAACGTCTCACGATGGAAGTCGATGATCCAACGATCAAGGACCGCTCGGCACGTATTATCGATCTGGTATCGCCCATCGGTAAAGGCCAGCGCTGTTTGATCGTGGCACCGCCACGGACTGGTAAAACCGTTTTGCTGCAAAATATCGCCAATTCGATCGAAAAGAACCACCCTGAGTGCTATTTGATCGTTTTGCTGATCGATGAACGCCCCGAAGAAGTCACTGATATGCAGCGTAGTGTCAAAGGGGAGGTCGTCTCCTCGACCTTCGACGAGCCTGCGACCCGTCACGTTGCCGTGTCCGAAATGGTTATCGAAAAGGCAAAACGTCTGGTTGAACACAAGCGCGACGTCGTAATTTTGCTGGATTCGATCACCCGTTTGGGCCGCGCCTTTAACACTGTGGTACCATCGTCCGGTAAGGTTCTGACCGGTGGTGTTGATGCGAACGCGCTGCAACGTCCGAAGCGTTTCTTTGGTGCCGCGCGTAATATCGAAGAGGGCGGGTCGCTGACCATTATCGCGACCGCACTGATCGATACCGGCAGCCGCATGGACGAAGTCATCTTTGAAGAATTCAAAGGGACCGGTAACTCCGAAATCGTGCTGGATCGCAAGATCGCAGACAAACGCGTCTTCCCTGCGATGGATATCCTCAAGTCCGGCACGCGGAAAGAAGATCTGTTGGTCGATAAAATCGATCTGCAAAAGACATTTGTCTTGCGTCGTATTCTGAACCCAATGGGTACCACGGATGCAATCGAATTCCTGATCGGGAAATTGAAGCAAACGAAGACAAATTCCGATTTCTTCGACTCGATGAACAGCTAA
- a CDS encoding CopD family protein, with product MTDLLAIAYPWVKSLHIISVISWMAALFYLPRLLVHHTEQVGQSGPTHDLFKMMEFKLATVIMRPAMIGTWIFGLALVLTPGIVDWAAVWPWTKGASVFAMTGFHGWLVGRVRAFAAGENSLSGKRYRIMNEVPTLLMIIIVFSVVVKF from the coding sequence ATGACCGACCTGCTTGCCATCGCCTACCCTTGGGTAAAATCGCTTCATATCATTTCGGTCATTTCGTGGATGGCAGCGCTGTTCTATCTGCCGCGCCTTCTCGTGCATCATACGGAGCAGGTAGGCCAAAGCGGCCCGACCCATGACCTTTTCAAAATGATGGAGTTCAAGCTCGCCACAGTCATCATGCGTCCTGCGATGATCGGCACGTGGATCTTTGGGCTGGCGCTGGTTCTGACGCCCGGCATCGTTGATTGGGCCGCTGTCTGGCCGTGGACGAAGGGCGCCAGCGTGTTTGCGATGACGGGCTTTCACGGGTGGCTTGTCGGGCGTGTGCGGGCCTTTGCAGCCGGTGAGAACAGCCTAAGCGGTAAACGTTACCGGATCATGAACGAAGTACCGACGCTGCTGATGATCATCATAGTGTTCTCGGTTGTCGTGAAATTCTAA
- the mnmG gene encoding tRNA uridine-5-carboxymethylaminomethyl(34) synthesis enzyme MnmG, translating to MKHFDVIVIGGGHAGAEAAHASARLGASTALITMSRDGIGMMSCNPAIGGLGKGHLVREIDAMDGVMGRVADKAGIQFRLLNRRKGPAVQGPRAQADRAIYRREMLSETEQQANLEIIEGEVTDFIVTNGSVGGAVLSDGLKISAAAVVLTTGTFLRGVIHIGDVSRSGGRMGDKASVDLAKRIDSFDLPLGRLKTGTPPRLDGRTIDWEKLESQPGDAEPVLFSFLSKATSAPQIACGITHTNEKTHDIIRSNLARSAMYGGHIDGVGPRYCPSIEDKVVRFADKTSHQVFLEPEGADDHTIYPNGISTSLPEDVQLEYVRSMVGLERVEIIQPGYAIEYDYVDPRALDLTLAVRSVPGLFLAGQINGTTGYEEAAAQGLVAGLNAGLLAQGKEAITFSRSECYIGVMVDDLTTRGVTEPYRMFTSRAEFRLSLRADNADQRLTPIAMALGVAGAERIESFETKMAKIEDAMEILTKSAYASKTIESAGIKVSQDGSKRTGFELLAFPDVTFEHLIKISPELEIIEPQIRRQVERDALYAHYIVRQKRDIDLLQKDEAHVIPVEFDYSSIDGLSNELKSKLSLSRPGNLSQAARIDGMTPSALTLLLSHLKRDSRKKSA from the coding sequence GTGAAACATTTTGATGTCATTGTTATTGGTGGTGGGCATGCCGGCGCCGAGGCTGCGCATGCGTCGGCACGTTTAGGTGCAAGTACCGCTTTGATAACAATGTCGCGCGATGGAATCGGCATGATGTCCTGTAACCCTGCAATCGGCGGATTGGGAAAAGGGCACCTTGTGCGCGAAATTGACGCGATGGACGGCGTGATGGGCCGAGTTGCGGATAAGGCCGGCATTCAGTTTCGTCTTCTTAATCGTCGCAAGGGCCCAGCCGTACAGGGACCGCGCGCCCAAGCAGATCGCGCCATATATCGTCGCGAAATGCTTTCAGAGACCGAACAGCAAGCCAATCTTGAGATTATTGAGGGTGAAGTCACCGACTTTATCGTTACAAACGGGAGCGTAGGCGGAGCTGTACTGTCCGATGGATTGAAAATTTCTGCGGCGGCGGTTGTTCTGACCACTGGCACGTTCCTTCGCGGCGTTATTCATATCGGTGATGTGTCACGCTCTGGTGGCCGAATGGGCGATAAGGCCTCCGTTGATCTCGCAAAACGTATCGATTCATTTGACCTGCCACTTGGGCGTTTGAAGACAGGAACGCCACCGCGGCTAGATGGTCGGACCATTGACTGGGAGAAGCTTGAATCCCAGCCAGGGGATGCCGAGCCTGTGCTTTTTTCGTTCCTGTCTAAAGCGACATCAGCGCCCCAGATTGCTTGCGGCATCACCCATACGAATGAGAAAACGCACGACATTATTCGCAGCAACCTCGCGCGTTCCGCGATGTATGGCGGTCATATAGATGGTGTTGGCCCGCGCTATTGCCCCTCAATCGAGGATAAGGTCGTAAGGTTTGCCGATAAAACCTCTCATCAGGTGTTTCTAGAGCCTGAGGGCGCTGACGACCACACCATTTATCCGAACGGTATTTCTACATCTTTACCCGAAGATGTGCAGCTTGAGTACGTACGTTCTATGGTTGGATTAGAGCGGGTTGAGATTATCCAGCCTGGTTATGCGATTGAATACGACTACGTAGACCCTCGGGCCCTTGACCTGACGCTCGCCGTGCGAAGCGTGCCGGGCCTTTTCTTGGCGGGTCAGATTAACGGAACGACCGGTTATGAAGAGGCTGCTGCGCAAGGATTGGTCGCTGGGTTGAACGCCGGGCTACTGGCTCAGGGCAAGGAGGCAATTACCTTTAGCCGGTCGGAATGCTACATCGGCGTGATGGTTGATGACCTTACAACGCGAGGTGTAACCGAGCCCTATCGGATGTTTACATCGCGAGCCGAATTCCGCCTTTCGCTTCGCGCGGATAATGCAGACCAGAGATTGACGCCGATTGCTATGGCATTGGGTGTCGCCGGTGCGGAGCGGATCGAGAGCTTTGAGACTAAGATGGCCAAAATCGAAGACGCCATGGAGATACTTACCAAGTCTGCTTACGCCTCTAAGACCATTGAGTCTGCTGGGATTAAGGTTAGCCAAGACGGGTCCAAGCGAACCGGCTTTGAGCTTCTGGCGTTCCCAGATGTGACGTTCGAACACCTCATTAAGATTAGCCCTGAGCTTGAGATTATCGAGCCCCAAATTCGGCGACAGGTCGAACGCGACGCACTGTACGCACATTACATTGTGCGGCAGAAGAGGGATATAGACCTTCTACAGAAGGACGAAGCACATGTTATTCCTGTTGAATTTGATTATAGCTCGATAGATGGGTTGTCTAATGAACTGAAATCGAAACTGTCGCTTTCCCGGCCCGGAAACCTTTCACAGGCGGCCCGGATTGATGGCATGACTCCATCTGCGCTAACACTGCTACTATCACATCTAAAACGTGACAGCCGAAAGAAGTCAGCATAA
- the mnmE gene encoding tRNA uridine-5-carboxymethylaminomethyl(34) synthesis GTPase MnmE — protein sequence MDTIFAQATAQGRAGVCVIRISGPQAFLIANTIALPLPVVRQAAVRAVSDAEGQILDRALVLTFKGPNSFTGEDTVELHLHGSIAVVRAVLRLLSGFDNARLAEPGEFTRRAMENGKLDLTQVEGLGDLIEAETEVQRKQALRVLSGHLGQKVDIWREKLIRAAALLEVTIDFADEDVPVDVSPEVTALLTAVNADISKELAGTHTAERIRTGFEVAIIGRPNAGKSTLLNALAGRDAAITSAVAGTTRDIIEVRMDLGGLPVTLLDTAGLREGADEVEAIGIDRAKHRAQQADLRVFLVEQGEELPVSLIPDDIILRPKADLLDDPKGAISGVTGQGVKQLVDRIQEILSVRSLNAGLATHERHRVALQKSAEGLASAMLVLDHGPDQYDIASEELRHSIRALEALVGRIDVENLLDVIFSSFCLGK from the coding sequence ATGGATACGATATTCGCCCAAGCCACAGCGCAGGGGCGGGCCGGTGTTTGCGTCATTCGTATCTCGGGCCCGCAGGCTTTTTTAATCGCAAATACCATCGCATTGCCCCTGCCAGTAGTGCGCCAAGCCGCGGTTCGCGCGGTCAGCGACGCCGAGGGGCAAATCCTTGATCGCGCGTTGGTTCTCACGTTTAAGGGGCCTAACAGTTTTACCGGCGAAGACACGGTAGAGTTGCACCTACACGGCAGTATTGCGGTAGTGCGGGCTGTGCTACGATTACTCTCCGGCTTCGACAACGCTCGCCTCGCGGAACCTGGCGAATTTACGCGTCGAGCGATGGAGAACGGTAAGCTTGATCTCACCCAGGTCGAAGGCTTGGGGGATTTGATCGAGGCGGAGACTGAGGTTCAGCGCAAGCAAGCGTTACGCGTTCTGTCCGGTCACTTGGGCCAGAAAGTTGACATCTGGCGCGAAAAACTAATACGCGCCGCTGCTCTGCTCGAAGTAACCATCGATTTCGCTGACGAGGATGTCCCGGTGGACGTTTCGCCGGAAGTGACTGCGCTTCTTACTGCGGTGAATGCCGACATTTCAAAAGAACTCGCAGGTACACACACCGCCGAACGGATCAGAACCGGATTTGAGGTCGCTATTATCGGACGACCGAATGCTGGTAAGTCGACTTTACTGAATGCTCTGGCGGGACGCGATGCTGCGATCACCTCGGCTGTTGCGGGCACGACGCGTGATATCATCGAGGTCCGGATGGATCTAGGCGGATTACCTGTCACACTCCTTGATACTGCCGGTCTACGAGAGGGCGCCGACGAGGTTGAAGCGATCGGAATTGACCGCGCTAAACATAGAGCTCAACAGGCAGACCTACGGGTCTTTTTGGTTGAGCAAGGCGAGGAGCTTCCTGTTTCTCTTATCCCCGATGATATTATCTTGCGTCCGAAGGCCGATCTTTTAGACGACCCAAAGGGGGCAATATCAGGTGTCACCGGGCAGGGCGTAAAGCAACTCGTTGATAGAATTCAAGAAATTCTAAGTGTTCGGAGCTTGAACGCCGGATTGGCCACGCATGAGCGTCATCGCGTTGCATTGCAGAAATCTGCCGAAGGTCTGGCATCTGCGATGTTGGTACTGGATCATGGGCCTGATCAATATGATATAGCGTCAGAAGAACTGCGCCATTCGATTCGTGCGCTTGAGGCGTTGGTTGGTCGGATTGACGTGGAAAATCTGCTAGATGTAATCTTCTCGAGCTTTTGCTTGGGTAAATAG
- a CDS encoding Maf family protein, which translates to MPQRLILASGSSIRSQLLQQACVPHEVSVARIDEQMIKMALLAEQAPPRDIADTLAEMKARKVSDKTPGALVLGCDQVLDHRGTLLSKPATPDEAIAQLKSLRGDRHSLLSAAVIVEDGKPIWRHVGQVRLRMRDASDDYIEDYVARNWDSIQHAVGAYKLEEEGVRLFTGIEGDYFNVLGLPLLELLNYLTLRGDLSA; encoded by the coding sequence ATGCCCCAACGTCTCATCCTCGCCTCCGGCTCGTCGATCCGGTCACAGTTGCTGCAACAGGCTTGCGTCCCTCACGAGGTGAGCGTCGCGCGAATTGATGAACAAATGATTAAGATGGCCCTGCTGGCAGAGCAGGCGCCCCCACGCGACATCGCCGATACACTGGCAGAGATGAAAGCCCGCAAGGTCAGCGACAAGACCCCCGGTGCGTTGGTACTGGGCTGCGATCAGGTGCTCGACCATCGCGGTACGCTGCTGTCGAAACCCGCAACGCCCGACGAAGCGATTGCGCAGCTGAAATCCCTGCGGGGTGATCGCCATAGTTTGTTGTCAGCTGCGGTTATCGTCGAAGACGGCAAACCGATCTGGCGCCACGTGGGTCAGGTCCGGTTGCGGATGCGCGATGCTTCGGACGACTATATAGAAGACTACGTTGCGCGAAACTGGGACAGTATCCAGCACGCGGTCGGTGCCTATAAGCTGGAGGAAGAAGGCGTCAGGCTGTTCACCGGCATTGAAGGGGATTACTTTAATGTCCTAGGGTTACCTTTGCTTGAACTGTTGAATTATTTGACGCTACGGGGGGATCTATCCGCATGA
- the dnaQ gene encoding DNA polymerase III subunit epsilon has protein sequence MREIVLDTETTGFDPQSGDRIVEIGAVELMGHVATGNTYHQYINPERSMPAEAFEVHGLGDDFLRDKPKFAQIGREFLDFIGDSKLVIHNAAFDIKFLNAELKWMGLPQIPWEQALDTLAIARKRFPGSPASLDALCRRFGIDNASRTLHGALLDSEILAEVYLELIGGRQPDFGLSTKPERKEGDTTPDWAPKPRPTPLPSRITPQETAAHTEFVDKLGDSAVWKTL, from the coding sequence ATGCGTGAGATCGTGCTGGATACGGAAACCACCGGATTCGACCCTCAAAGCGGCGATAGGATCGTAGAAATCGGCGCGGTTGAATTGATGGGCCACGTGGCGACCGGCAATACGTATCACCAGTATATCAATCCCGAACGCAGCATGCCCGCCGAGGCATTCGAGGTGCACGGGCTGGGGGATGATTTCCTGCGCGACAAACCCAAATTTGCGCAGATCGGGCGGGAATTTCTGGATTTTATCGGCGATTCAAAGCTGGTGATCCACAACGCGGCTTTTGACATCAAATTCCTGAATGCTGAACTCAAGTGGATGGGCCTGCCCCAGATCCCGTGGGAACAGGCGCTGGATACGCTGGCCATCGCACGCAAACGCTTTCCTGGCTCACCGGCGTCGCTGGATGCGCTGTGCCGTCGTTTCGGCATCGACAACGCGTCGCGTACGTTGCACGGGGCTTTGCTTGATAGTGAAATTCTCGCGGAGGTGTATCTTGAACTGATTGGCGGGCGGCAGCCTGATTTTGGTCTGTCGACCAAGCCAGAGCGCAAAGAAGGTGATACCACCCCCGACTGGGCGCCCAAACCGCGCCCGACGCCCCTGCCCTCGCGGATTACCCCGCAAGAGACTGCCGCCCATACCGAATTTGTCGATAAACTGGGCGACAGCGCTGTGTGGAAGACGCTTTAG
- a CDS encoding ParA family protein yields the protein MSDLSRPSGPKIIAIANQKGGVGKTTTTINLAAALVEQKQRVLVIDLDPQGNASTGLGIELDDREFTTYELLLEDIDLDQVIMSTETEGLHIVAATVDLSSADMELISNEKRSFLLHDALRQTQMDSYAFDYILIDCPPSLNLLTVNAMIAAHSVLVPLQSEFFALEGLSQLMLTIREVRQNGNKDLRIEGVLLTMYDRRNNLSQQVEQDARSNLGELVYRTVIPRNVRVSEAPSYAMPVLSYDSGSKGAKAYRDLAREVLANSVI from the coding sequence ATGTCTGACCTGTCTAGGCCATCAGGACCAAAGATTATTGCGATTGCGAACCAGAAAGGCGGCGTGGGAAAAACCACAACGACGATAAATTTGGCTGCCGCATTGGTCGAGCAAAAGCAACGCGTTCTCGTGATCGACCTTGATCCGCAGGGGAATGCCTCAACGGGTTTGGGTATCGAACTCGATGATAGAGAGTTTACAACATACGAACTGCTGCTCGAAGATATCGATTTGGACCAAGTTATCATGTCAACCGAGACGGAGGGCCTGCACATCGTTGCTGCGACGGTCGATCTCAGTTCGGCTGATATGGAGCTAATCTCTAACGAAAAGCGAAGCTTTCTATTGCATGACGCATTGCGTCAAACCCAAATGGACAGCTACGCCTTTGACTATATCTTAATCGACTGCCCCCCATCGTTGAACCTGTTGACGGTGAACGCGATGATCGCGGCGCATTCAGTTCTGGTACCACTGCAAAGCGAATTTTTTGCTTTGGAAGGGCTCTCGCAGCTTATGCTTACAATCCGAGAGGTCAGGCAGAACGGTAATAAAGATCTTCGGATCGAGGGGGTTCTTCTGACGATGTATGATCGGCGAAATAATCTGTCTCAACAGGTTGAGCAGGACGCCCGAAGTAATCTGGGTGAACTGGTATATAGGACTGTCATCCCGCGGAATGTCCGCGTCAGCGAGGCACCAAGCTACGCGATGCCGGTTCTTAGCTATGATAGCGGATCGAAAGGTGCCAAAGCGTATCGCGATCTCGCGCGAGAAGTACTGGCGAATAGTGTTATATAA
- the secB gene encoding protein-export chaperone SecB, translated as MAEEEATQPTQAAQPQMRILGQFIRDMSFENIMAQKGAPTDVQPDVQVQVNLDAKKRSADNQYESAIKLKVTSKAKGGDATLFLLEIDYVGIFHVESVPEDQMHPFLLIECPRMIFPFLRRVVSDVTRDGGFPPLNLENIDFVALYRNEIARRQSENTQKADA; from the coding sequence ATGGCTGAAGAAGAAGCAACACAACCGACCCAAGCTGCACAGCCGCAAATGCGCATACTGGGTCAGTTCATCCGCGATATGTCGTTTGAAAACATCATGGCACAAAAGGGCGCGCCAACGGATGTGCAGCCAGACGTGCAGGTTCAGGTCAATCTGGATGCGAAAAAGCGGTCTGCTGACAATCAGTATGAATCCGCGATCAAGCTCAAGGTGACATCAAAGGCCAAAGGCGGCGACGCAACGCTGTTCTTGCTTGAAATCGACTATGTCGGGATTTTCCACGTCGAGAGCGTGCCAGAAGATCAGATGCACCCGTTCCTGCTGATCGAATGCCCGCGCATGATCTTCCCGTTTCTGCGCCGTGTTGTCAGCGATGTGACCCGTGACGGTGGCTTCCCGCCGCTGAACCTCGAAAACATCGACTTTGTCGCGCTGTATCGCAACGAAATCGCGCGCCGTCAGTCAGAGAATACGCAAAAAGCAGACGCCTAA
- the rsmG gene encoding 16S rRNA (guanine(527)-N(7))-methyltransferase RsmG, with product MIGSDGDVSRETLNKLQHFAGLVEKWTVKINLVSKASVSELWDRHIQDSIQLYAHAPNAAHWVDLGSGGGFPAIILALMAEQEGRDTRFTLVESDQRKCVFLRTAIRELSLSASVVNDRIESIEPLSADVLSARALADLSTLMGFASLHMSPSGTALFPKGENWREEHNAANLKWAYTYEAIPSKTNSSAAILKIKEINHV from the coding sequence ATGATCGGATCAGATGGCGATGTTTCACGTGAAACATTGAATAAGCTTCAGCATTTTGCGGGTCTCGTAGAAAAGTGGACAGTGAAGATCAATCTCGTTTCCAAGGCAAGCGTGTCCGAGCTTTGGGATCGGCATATTCAAGATTCTATTCAGCTTTACGCCCACGCACCAAATGCAGCCCATTGGGTCGATTTGGGAAGTGGCGGCGGGTTCCCGGCAATAATACTAGCCTTGATGGCAGAGCAAGAGGGACGGGATACTAGGTTCACCCTGGTTGAAAGCGATCAGAGAAAGTGTGTATTTCTGCGCACGGCAATTCGTGAGCTTAGTCTCAGCGCGTCGGTGGTAAATGACCGGATTGAATCAATCGAGCCGCTATCGGCAGATGTGCTTAGCGCACGAGCTCTCGCTGATCTATCTACCCTAATGGGATTTGCCAGCCTTCATATGAGCCCATCTGGAACTGCGCTCTTTCCGAAAGGCGAAAATTGGCGCGAGGAGCATAACGCGGCGAATTTGAAGTGGGCCTATACCTACGAGGCGATCCCGAGTAAGACGAACAGCTCAGCTGCAATCCTTAAGATCAAGGAAATCAATCATGTCTGA
- the coaE gene encoding dephospho-CoA kinase (Dephospho-CoA kinase (CoaE) performs the final step in coenzyme A biosynthesis.), producing MFLLGLTGSIGMGKSTTAKMFAELGCAVWDADAAVHRLYAQGGAAVSAFQKELPDAVVAGEVSRPALKNLIDADPTVLKKIEAIVHPLVGEDRAAFLADTKAEIVVLDIPLIFETGGNKRMDAVACVTVSAEIQQNRVMERGTMTLEQFENIRAKQMPNDEKCALADYVIETDTLPHARAQVQAVIDNIKGKLSHA from the coding sequence ATGTTTCTACTGGGTCTGACCGGGTCGATCGGTATGGGGAAATCGACCACCGCAAAAATGTTCGCTGAACTGGGATGTGCCGTTTGGGACGCCGATGCCGCGGTACATCGCCTTTATGCCCAGGGCGGCGCCGCAGTTTCTGCCTTTCAAAAGGAGTTGCCCGATGCCGTCGTCGCGGGCGAAGTGTCACGACCCGCGCTGAAAAACCTGATTGATGCGGACCCGACCGTGTTGAAAAAGATCGAAGCCATTGTGCATCCGTTGGTTGGCGAAGACCGCGCGGCCTTTCTGGCCGATACCAAGGCAGAGATTGTCGTGCTTGATATTCCGTTGATTTTTGAAACCGGCGGTAACAAACGCATGGATGCGGTTGCATGCGTCACTGTTTCGGCGGAAATCCAGCAAAATCGGGTGATGGAACGCGGCACAATGACGTTGGAACAGTTCGAAAACATCCGTGCGAAACAGATGCCAAACGATGAAAAATGCGCCTTGGCCGACTATGTGATTGAAACAGACACCCTGCCCCACGCCCGTGCGCAGGTGCAGGCCGTCATCGACAATATCAAAGGAAAGCTTTCCCATGCGTGA
- a CDS encoding ParB/RepB/Spo0J family partition protein, with protein sequence MADRDKRRGLGRGLSALMADVAETQTVASEGAAEQYVPIEKISPNPEQPRKRFDPQDLEDLANSIREKGVIQPLIVRRREDGTFEIVAGERRWRASQMAQLHQLPIIVREFTDVEVLEVAIIENIQRADLNSIEEAAGYRQLMDRFGHTQEKMAEALGKSRSHIANLLRLLNLPENVLELVRQGDLTAGHARTLVPSKNPEKLAKQIIAGGLSVRAAEALIKKEHQAENGGVEKRTARPTGEKDADTRALEGDLSANLGLKVTLNHKPGQEAGQMVLHYTTMDELDELCQRLSAS encoded by the coding sequence ATGGCAGATAGAGACAAACGACGCGGTTTGGGTCGCGGATTGTCGGCTTTGATGGCAGATGTAGCGGAGACACAAACGGTGGCATCAGAAGGCGCAGCGGAACAGTATGTTCCGATCGAAAAAATCTCTCCTAACCCGGAGCAGCCGCGCAAGCGATTTGATCCACAGGATCTGGAGGATCTTGCGAATTCGATCCGAGAAAAAGGGGTCATCCAGCCGCTGATCGTGCGCCGCCGCGAGGACGGAACATTCGAGATCGTTGCTGGCGAACGGCGCTGGCGTGCGTCGCAAATGGCACAGCTGCACCAGCTGCCGATCATTGTCCGCGAATTTACCGACGTCGAAGTTCTTGAAGTCGCGATTATCGAAAACATTCAGCGCGCGGACCTCAACTCGATCGAAGAGGCTGCAGGTTATCGCCAGCTGATGGATCGTTTCGGGCACACGCAGGAAAAAATGGCCGAAGCCCTGGGTAAAAGCCGAAGCCATATTGCGAACTTACTGCGGCTTTTGAACCTGCCTGAAAATGTGCTGGAATTGGTGCGGCAGGGTGATCTGACGGCTGGACACGCACGGACCTTGGTTCCGTCAAAGAACCCCGAAAAGCTTGCGAAGCAGATTATTGCGGGCGGCTTGTCGGTACGGGCTGCCGAAGCTTTGATTAAGAAAGAGCATCAGGCAGAAAATGGTGGTGTCGAAAAACGCACCGCTCGACCGACTGGTGAGAAAGATGCAGACACCCGCGCACTTGAAGGCGATCTTTCGGCAAATCTGGGCCTGAAAGTAACGCTGAACCATAAACCCGGGCAGGAAG